The following proteins are encoded in a genomic region of Acetobacter oryzoeni:
- a CDS encoding c-type cytochrome, with amino-acid sequence MPDFSKTLRVLLSASTVIGVCALGQTPVHAEDAAPDQAVLDRGAYIATASDCIACHTKPGSQPFAGGLKIATPMGDVISTNITPDPDHGIGKYTEQDFEQAVRHGVRKDGAYLYPVMPYVSYAGMTDQDVHALYVWFMHSVKPVASAPAETTLVFPANMRSAMAAWNFVTTKEEPESGDSSTYNPLRRGKYLTNALEHCGTCHTPRNFMLSEKQDRYLAGTSLDGWYAPNITSSKTGGIGNWSEDDIVAYLKTGHANGHAQAAGPMAEAVEHSTSHLTDQDLHAIATYIHQVPAMDDDMEHQARDSFGKATEALDIRQSAPTRIDDLTEMDGQHAYDANCAACHGQTGMGTKDQYAPSLFHNSTVGSARPDNLIMTILHGVQRKTEAGDVSMPDFSGHSDVQRLSDDEIAKIVNYVMATFGSGDPHVTADQVAQFHKDK; translated from the coding sequence ATGCCTGATTTTTCCAAAACCTTGCGCGTCCTTCTTTCAGCAAGCACGGTCATTGGTGTCTGTGCCCTTGGCCAGACACCTGTGCATGCAGAAGATGCTGCTCCAGATCAGGCGGTGCTGGATCGTGGTGCCTATATTGCCACTGCGTCAGATTGTATTGCCTGCCACACCAAACCCGGTTCGCAGCCTTTTGCTGGAGGCCTAAAAATTGCAACACCTATGGGTGATGTGATTTCCACCAACATCACGCCGGACCCAGACCACGGCATTGGCAAATACACAGAGCAGGACTTTGAACAGGCCGTACGCCACGGTGTGCGCAAAGATGGTGCTTACCTGTACCCTGTTATGCCTTATGTTTCTTACGCAGGTATGACAGACCAAGATGTGCATGCACTTTATGTGTGGTTCATGCACAGCGTAAAACCAGTAGCCAGCGCCCCAGCAGAAACAACATTGGTGTTTCCTGCCAATATGCGTAGCGCAATGGCGGCATGGAACTTTGTAACCACCAAGGAAGAACCAGAAAGCGGGGATTCCAGCACATATAATCCGCTACGCCGGGGTAAGTATCTTACCAATGCGCTGGAACATTGCGGCACCTGCCATACCCCCCGTAACTTCATGCTAAGTGAAAAGCAGGACAGATATCTGGCCGGCACTTCTCTAGATGGATGGTATGCTCCCAACATTACCTCCAGCAAAACCGGCGGTATCGGCAACTGGAGCGAAGACGATATTGTTGCCTACCTGAAAACAGGCCACGCCAATGGCCACGCGCAGGCAGCAGGCCCCATGGCAGAAGCCGTGGAACATAGCACTAGCCATCTGACAGATCAGGACCTGCACGCCATAGCCACTTATATTCATCAAGTGCCAGCTATGGATGATGATATGGAACATCAGGCACGAGATAGCTTTGGCAAAGCCACCGAAGCGCTGGACATCCGCCAGAGTGCCCCTACCCGCATTGATGATCTGACCGAGATGGATGGACAACACGCGTATGATGCCAACTGCGCAGCCTGCCACGGCCAGACTGGTATGGGCACGAAGGACCAATACGCACCTTCACTGTTCCACAACTCCACTGTGGGCAGCGCACGGCCAGACAATCTTATCATGACCATTCTGCACGGGGTGCAGCGTAAAACCGAAGCAGGCGATGTCTCTATGCCTGACTTTAGCGGGCATTCAGACGTGCAACGTTTGAGTGATGATGAGATTGCCAAGATCGTGAATTATGTGATGGCAACCTTTGGCAGTGGAGACCCACACGTAACAGCAGATCAGGTTGCGCAGTTCCATAAAGACAAATAA
- a CDS encoding NAD-dependent succinate-semialdehyde dehydrogenase, whose protein sequence is MSEKEIRTQLLVAGKWQDAADGRTIPVTNPATGQVIGQVAHASKADLEKVVAGAQVGYQAWRNLTAWDRFVIMRKAADLLRERAEQIGRIMSEEQGKPLAQAIIEIQGAAGVIEYFGEEGRRLNDELVPPRAPYVEQRVLHRPVGVVAAFTPWNFPINQIARKLGAALGAGCGVIVKAPEDTPASPAELIRCFCDAGIPAGAVSLVYGVPAEISEYLIAHPVVRKISFTGSTPVGKHLAALAGAQMKPVTMELGGHGPVIVCPDADLDAAAERLAAAKFRNAGQVCIAPTRFLLHKEIAAPFIEKFKAQMSALKIGNGLDEGVTMGPLVNERRVKALTELVADARQKGAELWQPDISMPNEGCFFPPTLVLKPTLEMRVMQEEPFGPIAIMDEYSDLADAVTEANRLPYGLAAYVYTRCERTERLLGEKLEAGMVAVNHHGIGVPEVPFGGMKDSGYGTEGGPEALKAHTITRLVSALHEKPSF, encoded by the coding sequence ATGTCAGAAAAAGAAATACGCACGCAGCTGTTGGTGGCCGGGAAATGGCAAGATGCGGCAGATGGTCGTACCATTCCAGTAACCAATCCGGCTACGGGTCAGGTTATTGGGCAGGTAGCCCATGCTTCCAAGGCTGATCTAGAAAAAGTGGTTGCGGGTGCGCAGGTAGGTTACCAGGCATGGCGTAACCTTACGGCGTGGGATCGCTTTGTGATTATGCGCAAGGCGGCAGATCTGCTGCGTGAACGGGCAGAGCAGATTGGCCGTATTATGAGTGAGGAACAGGGCAAACCTCTTGCTCAGGCAATTATCGAAATTCAGGGCGCTGCCGGTGTTATTGAATATTTCGGTGAAGAAGGCCGCCGCCTGAACGATGAACTGGTGCCACCGCGTGCGCCTTATGTGGAACAGCGCGTGTTGCACCGCCCTGTAGGTGTTGTGGCTGCCTTTACACCGTGGAACTTCCCCATCAACCAGATTGCCCGCAAGCTGGGCGCCGCTTTGGGTGCAGGGTGTGGGGTTATTGTAAAGGCCCCGGAAGATACGCCCGCTTCTCCGGCAGAGCTGATCCGGTGCTTCTGTGATGCCGGCATTCCGGCAGGTGCAGTTTCTCTGGTGTATGGTGTGCCAGCAGAAATTTCTGAGTATCTGATTGCTCACCCCGTTGTGCGTAAGATTTCCTTCACGGGTTCTACACCTGTAGGCAAGCATCTGGCAGCATTGGCTGGTGCGCAGATGAAGCCAGTAACCATGGAACTCGGTGGCCACGGCCCGGTTATTGTGTGCCCGGATGCAGATCTGGATGCTGCTGCCGAACGTCTGGCAGCAGCCAAGTTTCGCAATGCCGGGCAGGTGTGCATTGCTCCCACACGTTTCCTTTTACACAAGGAAATTGCAGCGCCATTTATTGAAAAATTCAAAGCTCAGATGAGCGCGCTTAAGATCGGCAATGGTCTGGATGAAGGCGTGACCATGGGGCCATTGGTGAATGAGCGCCGTGTGAAGGCATTGACCGAACTGGTGGCTGATGCCCGCCAGAAAGGTGCGGAGCTGTGGCAGCCCGATATTTCCATGCCAAATGAAGGATGCTTCTTCCCACCCACGTTGGTGTTGAAGCCAACGCTAGAAATGCGGGTGATGCAGGAAGAACCTTTTGGCCCGATTGCCATTATGGATGAGTATTCTGATCTGGCTGATGCAGTAACGGAAGCCAACCGTTTGCCATATGGTTTGGCAGCTTATGTTTACACACGTTGTGAACGCACGGAACGCTTGCTGGGTGAAAAGCTGGAAGCCGGCATGGTTGCCGTTAATCATCATGGCATTGGTGTGCCGGAAGTGCCGTTTGGTGGCATGAAAGATTCCGGCTATGGCACGGAAGGTGGGCCAGAAGCCCTAAAGGCACATACCATTACACGCTTGGTATCTGCTCTTCATGAAAAGCCTTCTTTCTAA
- a CDS encoding MFS transporter, with protein sequence MQEKRGLYTPAHNGFLPGSVPSGRAIIPQTLSCISRKPMLFKTLSGQTIIGLCALFAATFTAITSEVAPVGLLIDMANSFHITEGKAGLAVSAYALVVALAAVPLTILTAKINRKTLMLWALIGYIASNLIAALAPTFAILCLGRAVGGAAHALMMSIVSAYAAHLVPPRMTGRAISFVFGGTSLGSVLGVPGTAAIGQLAGWRVSMMVVTGLAAILTVCIAFFLPKVEASSSSVHLPSFRTPGVARVFAVVIAVNTLFFLGHNLLYTYVSPLLMSHGLPESALSIALLITGGVSILGLWAAGQMVDSRPALGLLVAGLITACGMGSLCGSLLSGWSAVAAVGLWCAGYAALIPVIMSGAIRSRATTADIAGAAVNASSNVGILFGSAAGGMILNTAGLSVLPPMAVGIVIMATALGLCSPVAFPRVLHDHSESES encoded by the coding sequence ATGCAAGAAAAAAGAGGTCTATACACCCCAGCGCATAATGGCTTCCTGCCCGGCTCAGTTCCATCCGGCAGGGCTATTATCCCTCAAACCCTCAGTTGTATCAGTAGAAAGCCCATGCTTTTCAAAACCCTGTCCGGTCAGACAATCATCGGGCTGTGCGCCTTGTTTGCTGCCACTTTTACGGCCATTACCAGCGAAGTTGCCCCCGTAGGGTTGCTGATAGATATGGCAAATTCCTTCCATATCACAGAAGGTAAAGCCGGTCTGGCAGTCAGTGCATATGCGCTGGTTGTGGCGCTGGCGGCGGTGCCGCTCACCATTCTTACAGCTAAAATCAACCGCAAGACACTCATGCTGTGGGCTCTGATTGGCTATATCGCGTCTAATCTCATTGCCGCTTTGGCGCCCACCTTTGCCATTTTGTGCTTAGGCCGTGCCGTGGGCGGGGCTGCCCATGCGCTTATGATGTCCATTGTTTCTGCTTATGCAGCGCATCTGGTTCCCCCTCGCATGACAGGACGCGCCATTTCCTTTGTATTTGGCGGCACATCTTTGGGGTCTGTTCTGGGGGTACCCGGCACTGCCGCTATTGGACAACTGGCAGGCTGGCGGGTTTCCATGATGGTGGTTACGGGGTTGGCCGCTATTCTCACCGTATGCATCGCGTTTTTTCTGCCCAAGGTCGAAGCATCTTCCAGTTCCGTGCATCTTCCTTCATTCCGTACACCAGGTGTTGCGCGGGTTTTTGCGGTGGTGATTGCCGTAAACACGTTGTTCTTTCTGGGGCATAACCTTTTGTACACCTATGTTTCACCATTGCTGATGTCTCATGGGTTGCCAGAAAGCGCGCTGAGTATCGCCCTGTTGATTACAGGTGGCGTGAGTATTCTTGGATTATGGGCTGCCGGACAGATGGTGGATTCCAGACCAGCACTCGGGTTGCTGGTAGCTGGCCTAATTACCGCGTGCGGTATGGGCTCGCTCTGCGGTTCTCTCCTTAGTGGGTGGAGCGCTGTTGCTGCTGTAGGCTTGTGGTGCGCAGGTTACGCCGCACTTATTCCGGTTATTATGTCTGGTGCTATTCGCAGTCGCGCCACAACGGCTGATATTGCCGGTGCAGCCGTAAACGCCAGCAGCAATGTGGGTATTCTGTTCGGGTCTGCCGCTGGCGGCATGATTTTAAATACCGCCGGACTTTCCGTCCTGCCGCCCATGGCTGTTGGCATTGTTATAATGGCCACAGCATTAGGGCTATGCAGCCCCGTTGCCTTCCCCCGCGTGCTGCATGATCATTCAGAATCCGAAAGCTGA
- the cobU gene encoding bifunctional adenosylcobinamide kinase/adenosylcobinamide-phosphate guanylyltransferase, translated as MSVLSLNPTETGTQGTVLILGGARSGKSGLAEAMLTALPSPWIYLATGRAFDAEMQERIEHHKASRTEQGWQTVEEPFDIAWVLKTYAHLPVLVDCLTLWVTNMLLDDQNIEEATHRLLEVLPERLAPTILVGNEVGLGIVPENALARRFRDEAGRLHQRIAAQAGQVVFVAAGLPLVLKGKAL; from the coding sequence ATGAGTGTTCTATCTCTCAATCCAACAGAAACAGGGACGCAGGGCACTGTTCTGATTTTGGGGGGCGCCCGTTCAGGAAAGAGTGGTTTAGCTGAAGCAATGCTAACTGCCTTGCCATCTCCTTGGATCTATCTGGCAACAGGTCGAGCGTTTGATGCAGAAATGCAGGAACGGATTGAGCACCACAAGGCCAGCCGCACAGAACAGGGATGGCAAACGGTTGAAGAGCCATTTGACATTGCATGGGTGTTAAAAACCTATGCGCATTTGCCTGTATTGGTGGATTGCCTGACCTTGTGGGTGACCAACATGTTGCTGGATGACCAAAATATTGAGGAAGCAACACACCGCCTGCTGGAAGTGTTGCCAGAGCGCTTAGCCCCCACCATTCTTGTAGGCAATGAAGTGGGGCTGGGAATTGTGCCAGAAAATGCTTTGGCCCGCCGCTTTAGGGATGAGGCAGGGCGCCTGCACCAGCGAATAGCGGCGCAGGCAGGGCAGGTTGTGTTTGTGGCAGCCGGGCTGCCATTAGTGCTTAAGGGGAAAGCCTTATAG